The proteins below are encoded in one region of Asticcacaulis excentricus CB 48:
- a CDS encoding DUF5682 family protein translates to MTRVHLLGIRHHGPGSAALLKGALEALDPACVLIEGPTEGDALIEYAALPGMKPPLAMLFYASDEASNAMFAPFAEFSPEWVALRWALDRGREVKFIDWPAAVSLARAPVDAKDEEAILTQTQPPERVRADPLDILAEAAGYGDGEAFWNALIEQYGGTGQTPLEVFAAIETAMTEARQHQADVAGMSAVETLRENRREAFMRTHIREALKRHEGLVAAVVGAWHIGGLRKSATAIEDKALIKELPRIKVEATWAPWSDSRLSFASGYAAGVISPGWYRHLWDLYSRDQHEGAEPFAALWQARTAALLREEGYAASTASAIEAARLALSLSALRGMAIPGLTEMRDATLSALCHGDETALRLIERQLYIGERIGEIDDAVPQMPLKRDFDLWCRKTRLKPSELTEEMRLDLRSDAGLLKSTFLHRLNLIGVHWGRLLDAEAGRGTFREIWSLTWNPDLTIALAEALVWGVTLERAAVGATVDRSSKTTSISELADLVRAALVADLPEAAKACIDRLQAAAVHLSDITDLMTAVAPLVRIVRYGTARKLPEAELRGLIATLAAEINAGVRTGSHQLDADEASARIDAMRAYDEALGLFGDTGLTEEWHRQLARMVDDEQIAAPVAGLALRRLHDSRQWGEPAVAAAFSRHIVGETPARAGAFVESFLSGSAEVLIQDPVLLFLLDEWLSGLDENSFIESLPLLRRALSGFDTGGRKRVMDRLRGGRQTVATLDEAAKENPAFERALPLLRQILGLESAGIEA, encoded by the coding sequence TTGACCAGGGTACACCTGCTCGGCATCCGCCACCACGGACCAGGCTCCGCCGCGCTGCTAAAAGGCGCGCTGGAGGCGCTTGACCCAGCGTGTGTGCTGATCGAGGGACCTACAGAAGGCGATGCGCTGATTGAGTACGCCGCCCTACCCGGCATGAAACCCCCTCTCGCCATGCTCTTCTATGCTTCGGATGAAGCGTCCAATGCCATGTTCGCGCCGTTCGCAGAGTTTTCACCTGAATGGGTGGCCCTGCGGTGGGCGCTGGACCGTGGCCGCGAGGTGAAGTTCATCGACTGGCCGGCGGCGGTGTCCCTGGCGCGTGCACCGGTCGATGCGAAGGACGAAGAGGCCATCCTAACTCAGACCCAGCCCCCTGAAAGAGTCCGCGCCGATCCACTTGATATCCTCGCCGAAGCTGCCGGTTATGGCGATGGCGAAGCCTTCTGGAACGCGCTAATCGAACAGTATGGCGGAACTGGTCAGACACCGCTGGAAGTGTTTGCAGCCATTGAGACCGCCATGACTGAGGCCCGCCAGCACCAGGCCGACGTCGCCGGCATGAGTGCAGTGGAAACCCTGCGCGAAAACCGTCGCGAAGCCTTTATGCGCACCCATATCCGCGAGGCACTCAAACGACATGAGGGCCTTGTAGCCGCAGTCGTCGGCGCTTGGCATATCGGCGGTTTGCGAAAATCCGCGACCGCTATCGAGGACAAGGCGCTCATCAAGGAGCTGCCGCGGATCAAGGTCGAGGCGACCTGGGCGCCCTGGAGTGATAGCCGGCTAAGCTTTGCTTCGGGCTATGCCGCGGGCGTCATTTCGCCCGGCTGGTATCGCCACCTGTGGGACCTCTACAGCCGCGATCAACATGAAGGGGCGGAGCCTTTTGCCGCCCTGTGGCAGGCGCGGACGGCGGCGCTTCTGCGGGAGGAAGGCTATGCTGCCTCGACGGCTTCCGCCATCGAAGCCGCCCGGTTGGCGCTCAGTTTATCCGCTCTGCGTGGCATGGCCATACCGGGCCTGACCGAGATGCGCGACGCCACATTGTCGGCCCTGTGCCACGGCGACGAGACCGCGCTCAGGCTGATCGAGCGCCAGCTTTATATCGGTGAACGGATCGGTGAAATTGATGATGCCGTGCCGCAGATGCCGCTCAAGCGCGACTTCGACCTGTGGTGCCGCAAAACGCGCCTGAAGCCGTCGGAACTGACCGAGGAGATGCGACTCGACCTGCGCTCGGATGCTGGTCTGCTGAAATCGACCTTCCTGCACCGCCTGAATTTGATTGGTGTTCACTGGGGACGCCTGCTCGATGCCGAGGCCGGGCGCGGCACCTTCCGCGAAATCTGGTCGCTGACCTGGAACCCCGACCTCACCATCGCCCTGGCTGAAGCGCTGGTCTGGGGCGTTACGCTGGAACGGGCGGCCGTGGGCGCAACGGTCGATCGCTCCAGCAAGACAACCTCGATCTCAGAGCTTGCCGACCTTGTCCGCGCGGCACTGGTTGCGGATCTGCCCGAAGCCGCTAAAGCCTGCATCGACCGTCTTCAGGCCGCCGCCGTTCACTTGAGCGACATCACCGACCTGATGACCGCAGTAGCACCTCTGGTCCGCATTGTTCGATATGGCACAGCGCGCAAATTGCCTGAAGCCGAACTGCGTGGACTTATTGCCACGCTGGCCGCCGAAATCAATGCCGGGGTCCGGACGGGCTCGCATCAACTGGACGCAGACGAAGCCTCGGCTCGCATCGACGCCATGCGCGCCTATGACGAAGCGCTTGGATTGTTCGGCGACACCGGCCTGACAGAGGAATGGCATCGGCAACTGGCGCGCATGGTCGATGACGAACAGATCGCCGCCCCGGTCGCCGGCCTGGCCTTGCGGCGTCTCCACGACAGCCGGCAGTGGGGGGAACCCGCTGTCGCGGCCGCCTTCTCACGTCACATTGTCGGCGAAACGCCCGCGCGCGCCGGCGCCTTTGTCGAAAGTTTTTTGTCGGGCTCAGCAGAGGTGCTCATCCAGGATCCGGTCCTCCTCTTCCTACTCGACGAGTGGCTGTCCGGGCTTGACGAGAATAGCTTCATAGAAAGCCTGCCGCTGCTCCGTCGAGCCCTGTCGGGCTTCGATACCGGCGGACGCAAACGCGTCATGGACCGTCTGCGCGGCGGGCGTCAGACCGTGGCGACACTGGATGAAGCCGCCAAGGAGAATCCGGCGTTTGAGCGCGCCCTGCCGCTGCTGAGGCAGATTTTAGGTCTTGAGTCTGCGGGGATTGAGGCATGA
- a CDS encoding ATP-binding protein: MSDTQLRRSAEDIYASELFALAKGDDRPRPENWKLSPQAVVTYLLGGKAKDGTVISEKYVGNRRLIETAVATLATDRALLLLGLPGTAKSWVSEHLAAAISGSSQRLIQCTAGTDENQIRYSWNYAFLLAKGPSPEALVKTPMVRAMEDGTLLRLEELTRMGSDVQDTLITILSEKTLPVPELDMAISARRGFNVIATANNRDKGVNDLSSALKRRFNVVVLPSPATLEEETAIVVKRVGEIGTNLTLPAIQPADKELARIVTVFRELRDGKTLNGKIKLKTSTGSLSTAEAISVGVSAWAEAAHFGNGRIDAHALAANIVGAIVKDPVQDGVALSEYLETVVRTRDGWGDLYGAIREVM; encoded by the coding sequence ATGTCTGACACCCAATTACGGCGTAGCGCCGAAGATATCTATGCGAGTGAACTTTTTGCCCTTGCCAAGGGCGACGACCGCCCCCGTCCGGAGAACTGGAAGCTGTCCCCACAGGCCGTTGTCACCTACCTCCTTGGTGGCAAGGCCAAGGACGGCACGGTGATCTCGGAAAAATATGTCGGCAACCGCCGCCTAATCGAGACCGCCGTTGCAACTCTGGCCACAGACCGGGCGCTTCTGCTTCTGGGTCTGCCTGGCACGGCCAAGTCTTGGGTGTCGGAGCACCTGGCCGCCGCCATTTCCGGCTCGTCACAGCGCCTGATCCAGTGCACCGCCGGCACCGATGAAAACCAGATCCGCTATAGCTGGAACTATGCATTTCTGTTGGCTAAGGGCCCTTCGCCCGAAGCCTTGGTCAAGACGCCGATGGTTCGAGCGATGGAGGACGGCACGCTGCTGCGCCTCGAAGAACTGACCCGCATGGGATCGGACGTGCAGGACACGCTGATCACCATCCTGTCGGAAAAGACCCTGCCTGTGCCGGAACTCGACATGGCCATTTCCGCCCGGCGCGGCTTCAACGTCATTGCCACCGCCAATAACCGCGACAAGGGCGTCAATGACCTGTCATCGGCCCTGAAGCGCCGTTTCAACGTAGTCGTCCTGCCATCGCCGGCCACGCTTGAGGAAGAGACCGCCATCGTCGTCAAGCGCGTCGGCGAGATCGGTACAAATCTCACCCTGCCCGCCATCCAGCCGGCGGACAAGGAACTGGCCCGCATCGTCACCGTCTTCCGCGAATTGCGCGACGGAAAGACGCTGAACGGCAAGATCAAGCTCAAGACGTCGACGGGCAGCCTGTCGACCGCCGAAGCCATTTCGGTCGGCGTGTCGGCTTGGGCGGAGGCAGCGCACTTCGGCAATGGCCGCATCGACGCCCATGCCCTAGCCGCCAACATCGTCGGCGCCATCGTCAAGGATCCGGTGCAGGACGGCGTCGCCCTGTCGGAATATCTGGAAACCGTCGTGCGGACCCGCGATGGCTGGGGCGATCTCTACGGCGCTATCCGCGAGGTCATGTAA